The Glandiceps talaboti chromosome 9, keGlaTala1.1, whole genome shotgun sequence genome window below encodes:
- the LOC144440364 gene encoding beta-1,4 N-acetylgalactosaminyltransferase 1-like produces MARKVPYILCLLTGLCLCVIAALLYEVNFTENVAIPGHDRDIDVSIDSDQRGRILEMLSRNDVNEDEILKTVMQQDVQECDCGDEFVYGPINGNAKIQREIELETLERLERPSQEPIVICHAMSPLTYVGGGITVEPLQAVKLVGISIDKLFWQSLLQYINFNITLSAIHSYGVIHVTTSSDFGENIILNGNGSPRLSISVNVGTDINILNMLLECLSYQSMKYDIELRDIINVRLLDFEIKVHVHVHRQPYPRLYDVAPSDHISRKVSIVTKTFERYETVRELIRSIREFYPNVTIIIADDSENQQKLSGKSIKHYVMPFAAGWFAGRNLLVSQVRTKYFLWVDDDFTFSKNTKLERFIEKFETPNLNLDLIAGRYEDRKGDLLTRNYDRVIHRRRSRDGYCMVREKGNHGKLEGFPQCNITDEVTNFFMAKTLSVRDIGFDPANIFDRVGHYEFFWDGLGKLRIASCDDVTIRHFFSHDYSEKYEHFRHAENDDIHYYKRLMFSIYKNNLKCLAGMDRNIYEDYTKF; encoded by the coding sequence ATGGCACGAAAGGTACCCTATATACTGTGCTTGTTGACAggactgtgtctgtgtgtcatcGCTGCACTCCTTTACGAGGtcaatttcactgaaaatgttGCTATTCCTGGACACGATAGAGACATTGACGTGTCTATTGACAGTGACCAGAGAGGGCGAATTTTAGAAATGCTGTCTCGCAATGACGTGAACGAggatgaaatattgaaaacagtCATGCAACAAGATGTGCAAGAGTGTGACTGTGGCGATGAATTTGTATACGGACCTATAAATGGCAATGCCAAAATACAACGAGAAATTGAGTTGGAAACATTAGAACGTTTAGAAAGGCCTTCACAAGAACCAATCGTGATATGTCATGCTATGTCTCCACTGACGTACGTTGGGGGCGGTATAACAGTAGAACCGCTACAAGCGGTAAAGTTGGTTGGGATTTCAATAGACAAGCTATTCTGGCAATCGCTCCTGCAGTACATCAATTTCAACATCACTCTCTCTGCAATACATTCATACGGAGTTATACATGTTACCACCTCGAGTGATTTTGGTGAGAACATTATATTGAATGGGAATGGTAGTCCAAGGTTATCAATTTCTGTTAACGTTGGTACAGATATTAATATCTTGAATATGTTATTAGAGTGTTTGTCGTACCAAAGTATGAAATATGACATTGAACTTCGAGACATTATAAATGTGCGTCTGTTGGATTTCGAAATCAAGGTTCACGTTCATGTCCATCGACAACCCTACCCTCGTTTATATGACGTTGCCCCTAGCGACCACATAAGTAGAAAAGTCAGTATAGTTACAAAGACGTTTGAACGGTACGAAACCGTCAGAGAACTGATCCGCAGCATAAGAGAATTCTATCCGAATGTCACCATAATCATTGCGGATGATTcagaaaatcaacaaaaattgAGCGGGAAAAGTATCAAACATTACGTCATGCCGTTCGCTGCAGGCTGGTTTGCCGGCAGAAATTTACTAGTGAGTCAGGTGCGAACCAAATATTTCCTATGGGTCGACGATGACTTCACATTTTCCAAAAATACTAAACTTGAACGATTTATTGAGAAGTTTGAGACACCAAATTTGAATCTTGATTTAATAGCTGGACGTTATGAGGACAGGAAGGGTGATCTTTTAACCAGGAATTATGATAGGGTTATACACAGACGGAGGAGTAGAGACGGATACTGCATGGTGCGTGAAAAGGGAAATCACGGCAAACTTGAAGGCTTCCCACAATGCAACATAACAGATGaagtaacaaacttttttatGGCCAAAACCTTATCAGTCCGAGACATTGGTTTTGACCCAGCCAACATCTTTGACAGAGTAGGACATTATGAGTTCTTTTGGGATGGTCTTGGCAAGTTACGAATCGCAAgctgtgatgacgtcacaatacGTCATTTTTTCAGTCACGATTACAGCGAAAAATACGAACATTTTCGACATGCAGAAAATGATGACATCCATTACTATAAGAGACTcatgttttcaatttataaaaacaatttgaaatgctTGGCGGGCATGGATAGGAATATCTATGAAGATTATACCAAATTTTGA